In one window of Camelina sativa cultivar DH55 chromosome 15, Cs, whole genome shotgun sequence DNA:
- the LOC104746692 gene encoding cold-regulated 413 plasma membrane protein 1-like produces MNLKSFRSDHGTLHSMIGTDFNELTIAAKNLASHTFTLTGLRFGTSVLEWVASIAAIYLVLDQTNWKTNMLTSLLIRYIIFTAPSLIFGIFRGEIGKWIAFVAAIVQLFFPKQAQEYLELPVALVLIALVAPNLIAGTFKDS; encoded by the coding sequence atgaatctcAAGTCGTTCAGGAGTGACCATGGAACCCTTCATTCTATGATTGGAACCGATTTTAACGAGCTCACTATCGCTGCTAAGAACCTAGCTAGCCACACCTTCACGCTCACTGGTTTACGCTTTGGTACCTCTGTCCTCGAATGGGTTGCTTCTATCGCCGCCATATATTTGGTGTTGGACCAAACCAATTGGAAGACGAATATGCTCACATCGCTTCTCATTCGTTATATCATCTTCACTGCTCCTTCCTTGATCTTTGGTATTTTCAGAGGAGAAATCGGTAAATGGATTGCGTTCGTAGCTGCTATTGTACAACTCTTCTTTCCTAAACAGGCCCAAGAGTACTTGGAATTACCAGTGGCTTTGGTTCTGATCGCCCTGGTGGCACCAAATTTAATTGCCGGCACATTCAAAGACAGTTAG